From a single Okeanomitos corallinicola TIOX110 genomic region:
- a CDS encoding diflavin flavoprotein, with product MSATKPRDVQILPVGTNTTILRSRSWARLRFEIEYALAKGTTANSFIIQGDKIAVIDPPGETFTEIYLQALQERIDVKKIDYVILGHINPNRAATLKALREIAPQITFVCSNPGAINLRTALENEELPILVMRGEESLDLGQGHNLQFIPTPNPRYADELCTWDPQTNILFTDKIFGAHICGDQVFDEGWETFNEDRRYYFDCLMAPHARQVETALEKFADLPVRLYATGHGPLVRYALQELTESYKQWIKQQTNADMSVALIYASAYGNTATLAQAIARGITKTGVSVESINCEFADPEEIKTAVERSAGFIIGSPTLGGHAPTPVQTALGIVLSTATNNQLAGVFGSFGWSGEAVDLIESKLKDAGYRFGFDPIRVKFKPNEVTLQTCEEAGTDFAQALKRAAKKTVVARQPASNVEQAVGRIVGSLCVVTATQGDVKTGMLASWVTQASFNPPGLTIAVAKDRAMENLTHTDNNFVVNILAEGREIRKHFMKVYAPGQDRFAGLDTTEANNGGVILNGALSYLECTVQNRMEVGDHWLVYATVDDGQVLNQDGVTAVHHRKSASYY from the coding sequence ATGTCAGCAACTAAACCCCGCGATGTGCAAATATTACCAGTTGGTACAAATACAACCATATTAAGATCCCGCAGTTGGGCAAGATTAAGATTTGAAATAGAATATGCTTTAGCTAAAGGTACAACTGCCAATTCTTTTATCATTCAAGGTGATAAAATTGCTGTTATTGATCCTCCTGGGGAAACTTTTACAGAAATTTATTTACAGGCTTTACAAGAAAGGATTGATGTGAAAAAAATTGACTATGTAATTCTTGGTCATATCAATCCTAACCGTGCTGCAACATTAAAAGCTTTACGAGAAATTGCTCCCCAAATTACCTTTGTTTGTTCTAATCCAGGTGCAATTAATTTACGCACTGCTTTGGAAAATGAAGAGTTACCAATTTTGGTCATGCGGGGTGAGGAAAGTTTAGATTTAGGTCAAGGACATAACTTACAATTTATTCCCACACCTAACCCCCGTTACGCTGATGAACTTTGTACATGGGATCCCCAAACAAATATTTTATTTACTGATAAAATCTTTGGAGCGCACATCTGCGGTGATCAGGTTTTTGATGAAGGTTGGGAAACTTTTAATGAAGATAGACGTTACTATTTTGATTGTCTCATGGCTCCCCATGCCAGACAAGTAGAAACAGCCTTGGAAAAATTCGCAGATTTGCCTGTAAGGTTGTATGCTACTGGTCATGGCCCTTTGGTGAGATACGCTTTACAGGAACTGACAGAATCTTACAAACAATGGATTAAACAGCAGACTAACGCTGACATGAGCGTGGCTTTGATTTATGCTTCTGCTTATGGAAATACTGCAACTTTAGCCCAGGCGATCGCCCGTGGTATAACTAAAACAGGTGTGAGTGTAGAATCAATAAATTGCGAATTTGCAGATCCTGAAGAAATTAAAACCGCAGTGGAAAGATCCGCAGGTTTTATTATTGGTTCTCCAACTTTAGGCGGCCATGCACCCACACCGGTACAAACCGCTTTAGGTATTGTGTTATCAACAGCAACAAACAACCAATTAGCAGGTGTTTTCGGTTCTTTTGGTTGGAGTGGGGAAGCCGTTGATTTAATCGAAAGTAAACTCAAAGATGCAGGTTACAGATTTGGTTTTGACCCTATCCGCGTTAAATTCAAACCCAATGAAGTCACTTTACAAACCTGTGAAGAAGCAGGAACAGATTTTGCTCAAGCTTTAAAACGCGCTGCCAAGAAAACTGTCGTTGCTAGACAACCTGCGAGTAATGTTGAACAAGCAGTGGGTAGGATAGTTGGTTCTTTGTGTGTTGTCACCGCTACCCAAGGAGATGTGAAAACAGGAATGTTAGCATCTTGGGTAACTCAAGCTAGTTTTAATCCTCCTGGTTTAACCATTGCGGTAGCTAAGGATAGAGCGATGGAAAATTTAACCCACACTGATAATAATTTTGTCGTTAATATCTTAGCTGAAGGTCGGGAAATACGTAAGCACTTTATGAAGGTTTACGCCCCTGGACAGGATAGATTTGCTGGTTTAGATACCACAGAAGCTAATAATGGCGGTGTGATTTTAAATGGTGCTTTATCTTACTTAGAATGTACAGTGCAAAACCGGATGGAAGTAGGTGATCATTGGTTGGTTTATGCCACTGTGGATGATGGTCAGGTGTTAAATCAAGATGGTGTAACTGCTGTGCATCATCGTAAATCGGCGAGTTATTATTAA